One window of the Streptomyces asoensis genome contains the following:
- a CDS encoding Lrp/AsnC family transcriptional regulator, giving the protein MEFHAHGTLDGLDLRLLAALEVDGRASFSKIGGVLGVSDQTVARRYRRLSAEAGLRVVAVRDAERLGQDQWMLRLRCVPDSATVIADALAKRPDTYWIGLGSGGTEIVCMTRPRHPGDHDDLLLGKLPRTPSVVEIRAQQLLHRFYGGPTGWLRKFGVLDKEQIAVLTPRHEANATAGPARIEPEDEPLLAVLERDGRATYPELQRATGRSESAVKRRLAALLASGAVYIDVEYHSEFLGYPLAAVLWITTAPAAMHAVGQALATHDEIAFASATAGPSHIVVTAVVRGTAGLYAYLSGPLGRLEGVQHVETTPFMRRVKQLTYQQAGR; this is encoded by the coding sequence ATGGAATTCCACGCCCACGGCACGCTGGACGGACTGGACCTCCGGTTGCTCGCGGCGCTGGAGGTGGACGGGCGGGCCTCCTTCAGCAAGATCGGCGGGGTCCTGGGCGTCTCGGACCAGACGGTCGCGCGTCGCTACCGCCGGCTCAGCGCCGAGGCCGGCCTGAGGGTCGTCGCCGTCCGGGACGCGGAACGCCTCGGCCAGGACCAGTGGATGCTGCGCCTGCGCTGCGTTCCCGACAGCGCCACGGTCATCGCCGACGCGCTCGCCAAACGCCCCGACACCTACTGGATCGGGCTGGGCTCAGGCGGCACCGAGATCGTCTGCATGACCCGGCCCCGCCATCCCGGCGACCACGACGACCTGCTCCTCGGCAAGCTCCCGCGCACCCCGAGCGTCGTGGAGATCCGCGCCCAGCAACTCCTCCACCGCTTCTACGGCGGGCCGACCGGTTGGTTGCGGAAGTTCGGTGTACTGGACAAAGAGCAGATCGCTGTCCTCACGCCGCGCCACGAGGCGAACGCGACGGCGGGGCCGGCCCGTATCGAACCCGAGGACGAACCTCTGCTCGCTGTGTTGGAACGCGACGGCCGCGCCACCTATCCCGAACTCCAACGCGCCACCGGCCGCTCCGAGTCCGCCGTCAAACGCCGCCTGGCCGCACTGCTCGCTTCGGGTGCCGTCTACATCGACGTCGAGTACCACTCCGAGTTCCTCGGCTACCCCCTCGCCGCCGTCCTGTGGATCACCACGGCGCCCGCCGCCATGCACGCGGTCGGGCAGGCGCTCGCCACCCACGACGAGATCGCCTTCGCCTCGGCCACGGCCGGCCCCTCCCACATCGTCGTCACGGCGGTGGTTCGGGGCACGGCGGGCCTCTATGCCTACCTCAGCGGGCCTCTGGGGCGCCTGGAGGGCGTCCAGCACGTGGAGACGACGCCGTTCATGCGGCGGGTGAAGCAGCTGACGTATCAGCAGGCTGGGCGGTAG